One segment of Calliopsis andreniformis isolate RMS-2024a chromosome 1, iyCalAndr_principal, whole genome shotgun sequence DNA contains the following:
- the LOC143182696 gene encoding uncharacterized protein LOC143182696 — protein sequence MMRILWILAFFGALAGASSVNNFFSVKWLFNARDETVTERSKDERSLCETKQCKNLAKILTESMNVTADPCEDFYEYACGNWKIHNPLPDGENRWNLLRKSQKIVDNRLLEILEQDSTRDRLFAVKYAKRAYKACMDIDEIEKRGLQPIVSTLWRIGGWPLIMEEDEWDAEIYKWQNVDNYYAHLIGLTSLFDIRVGFLDWNVYITSLLIDTPHLPYKMYKLLRRDEIDIEMDSSDENNDSREGSQERGSEEKRNSNEDEDDENDEDYEDEEEMQEKRIARKRISEQQSLKKRKYNKIKGIQKHINKQKKGSRTKREVTKPHGHNEKQHKQRKVNSHIVHRDTKKNTAKLLNHEQLALRSHTKKSVRKTNLKSKRKKEHTNSDIYFVNNDNEEESGFDIVPDDSSDEDTGRNNDSSVIDKNDGSGSGDSEWDDNDGSGDSGWDDDDNSGSDNNDDDDSGSGNNDDDDSGSGNNDDEGDDEDNNEEDENDAKEVEKFRQKYAEYMLNVSSALAEARGVPIPKERLVEDINELMKFQLSLLKIMLNSEDEMNTTLRAFQKSYDALNRTTNKSKRSMNETVDPCDDFYEYACGQWANNNPSPENVSSWSLWSMVQKRIDKQVEELINDEPKPDDIFAIKLTKKWYQSCMDIEAEERRGVEPVLSTLWRHGGWPLIMEDGEWDSKIYNWQIVDDHFARLLGFNAFHDIRYDSISYEDDPGILIETPHLPIRLHRLLKYPTPPSSDSSDENNESGEGSQEKGSKERGNNKEDDDDENNKNEDSGYDEDDSNDSENNEISQEDDEEKLQKKKVTERNHKRIGHQTRNRHKNKIGNKHISETKTRKRTKRDITKAKILHRLLHALEKLKKHKNHHIAKKGKGKLSKHGHLSVSDNTKTSVAKNHAKNEERHNVASSTKNVNKNNKKDVHEGKKEQRKDKLAKKKNNKRLGHDKKRSNKSKVARKHVHERKTKIHVNERHKVNKIPNHRTHLAGKRINVPKHRSADNTEDNSENEEENNNDKNDDTKEGDDEENDENHDENDEEDDNDSEDENKEGDEEDNNSNTNNEEEDDDEEDDDEEDNDSNANNEEEDDDEEDDNEEDNNEEDDDEENDEEDEEAVREKLKEKYREYILNVSLILAEGRGVKIPKERLEKDIADLVEFAVKLGELTVEFDDDPVNTTLDHFQEAYDDLDSTSPNNKINWKRKVQKLFEEAGVDLEDDVEITVTCQTYIRKLKELLDKTSSETIVNYIHWLFVDKMAVLGPAELKQVGENWIGDRIFDSREEQCVQQVEMSNIMGYIYVKKHFSDEIARTARDMIDDIQKEVEYQIKGSVWMDDDTKHFILDKLVAMKNMVGHPDWYQNTTAVRNYFQGLTIGPSYYENILNYIRHTRWKMLRKILEGASMDGEDYVDPLMLNAFFIPTENSITITAADFQNPFFALNRPWNINYGIIGVIMGHEVNHGFDDEGHLYDRQGRPMEWLSAMAEAYNKRADCFIDQFNKYPLIKGENFTIENYGKQTAGENIADTMGLQAVYKAYRRRQRECKKPDPALPGLEKFSNDQIFFLSFANLWCEKEDPEYVMYSAMYDVHSPARLRVIGSVSNSEDFAKVFNCPVGSPMNPERKCNIWQ from the exons ATGATGCGAATACTATGGATTTT AGCATTTTTTGGCGCTCTTGCTGGAGCCAGTTCCGTGAACAACTTTTTTAGTGTAAAATGGTTATTCAATGCAAGGGATGAAACAGTTACAGAACGATCAAAAGATGAACGCTCACTTTGCGAAACCAAACAATGTAAAAATCTTG CAAAAATATTAACGGAAAGCATGAACGTAACTGCGGATCCATGTGAAGATTTCTATGAATACGCGTGTGGCAATTGGAAAATTCACAACCCCCTTCCGGATGGAGAAAATCGTTGGAATTTACTCAGGAAAAGTCAAAAGATTGTTGACAATCGCCTTCTAG AAATATTAGAACAAGATTCAACCCGTGACAGACTCTTTGCTGTGAAATATGCAAAGCGCGCCTACAAAGCTTGCATGGATATAG ACGAGATTGAAAAAAGAGGGCTCCAGCCAATCGTGTCTACATTATGGAGAATAGGCGGTTGGCCGTTGATAATGGAAGAAGATGAATGGGACGCAGAAATATACAAATGGCAAAACGTAGACAATTACTATGCCCATTTGATAGGTTTAACTAGCTTATTCGACATTCGTGTCGGATTTCTCGATTGGAACGTCTACATAACAAGTCTATTA ATTGATACTCCGCATTtaccatataaaatgtataagctTCTACGAAGAGATGAAATAGACATCGAAATGGATAGTAGCGATGAAAACAATGATAGCCGAGAGGGCAGTCAAGAACGGGGTAGTGAAGAAAAACGTAATAGTAACGAAGACGAAGATGACGAGAATGACGAAGACTATGAAGATGAAGAGGAAATGCAAGAAAAAAGGATAGCCAGAAAAAGAATTAGCGAGCAACAGAGTCTcaagaaaagaaaatataataaaatcaaaGGGATACAAAAACACATTAATAAACAGAAAAAAGGAAGTAGAACAAAAAGGGAGGTAACAAAACCACATGGTCACAACGAAAAGCAGCATAAGCAGAGGAAAGTCAACAGTCACATAGTACACCGTGacaccaaaaaaaatacagcaaagTTATTAAACCATGAGCAATTAGCCCTACGGAGTCATACTAAAAAATCTGTTAGAAAAACTAATCTAAAAAGTAAAAGAAAGAAGGAGCATACGAATAGTGATATATATTTTGTTAACAATGATAATGAAGAAGAAAGTGGCTTTGATATTGTACCAGATGATAGTAGTGATGAAGATACTGGTAGAAACAATGACAGTAGTGTAATTGATAAGAATGATGGCAGTGGTAGTGGTGATAGTGAATGGGACGACAATGATGGTAGTGGTGATAGTGGATGGGACGACGATGACAATAGTGGTAGTGATAATAATGACGATGACGATAGTGGTAGTGGTAACAATGATGATGACGATAGTGGTAGTGGTAATAATGATGATGAAGGGGATGATGAAGATAACAATGAGGAAGATGAAAATGATGCTAAAGAAGTGGAGAAATTCAGACAGAAATACGCAGAGTATATGTTAAATGTTAGTTCAGCGCTTGCTGAAGCCAGGGGGGTTCCAATTCCAAAAGAGAGACTTGTAGAAGATATTAACGAATTGATGAAGTTTCAACTGAGTTTGTTGAAG ATTATGCTCAACTCTGAAGATGAAATGAACACCACACTCCGAGCGTTCCAAAAATCATACGATGCTTTGAATCGTACCACGAATAAGAGCAaa AGAAGTATGAATGAGACCGTAGACCCATGTGATGATTTTTATGAATATGCATGCGGACAATGGGCAAATAACAACCCTTCGCCTGAAAACGTGTCATCGTGGAGTTTGTGGTCCATGGTACAGAAAAGGATTGATAAACAGGTCGAAG AACTTATCAATGATGAACCAAAGCCCGACGATATCTTTGCCATAAAGCTGACTAAAAAGTGGTACCAAAGTTGCATGGATATag AGGCCGAAGAAAGAAGAGGAGTAGAACCAGTATTGTCCACTTTATGGAGACACGGTGGTTGGCCTCTCATAATGGAAGATGGAGAGTGGGAcagtaaaatatataattggCAAATAGTTGACGACCATTTTGCTCGTTTACTAGGATTCAATGCATTTCATGACATACGCTACGATAGCATCTCATACGAGGACGATCCCGGGATATTG ATCGAGACGCCTCATTTACCAATCCGTTTGCATCGACTTCTTAAGTATCCTACTCCTCCAAGTTCAGACAGTAGCGACGAAAATAATGAAAGTGGAGAAGGCAGTCAGGAAAAAGGCAGTAAAGAAAGGGGTAACAACAAGGAAGACGATGACgacgaaaacaataaaaatgaggATAGTGGTTATGATGAAgacgactctaacgactctgaaAATAACGAAATAAGTCAAGAGGATGACGAAGAGAAGCTGCAAAAGAAGAAAGTAACTGAGAGAAACCACAAACGAATTGGTCATCAGACAAGAAaccgccataagaacaaaatagGAAATAAACATATTAGCGAAACAAAAACAAGAAAACGAACGAAGAGAGACATTACAAAAGCTAAAATTCTTCACAGGTTATTGCATGCATTAGAAAAACTGAAGAAGCACAAAAATCATCACATTGCGaagaaagggaaaggaaaattgtCGAAACATGGACATTTATCTGTGAGTGATAATACTAAAACATCCGTGGCAAAAAACCATGCGAAGAATGAAGAAAGGCATAACGTAGCTTCCAGTACTAAAAATGTaaacaaaaacaataaaaaggATGTTCATGAGGGTAAGAAAGAGCAAAGAAAAGATAAGTTGgccaaaaagaaaaataataagcGTTTGGGTCATGACAAGAAAAGAAGTAATAAAAGTAAAGTGGCAAGAAAACATGTTCAtgaaagaaaaacaaaaattcATGTCAATGAACGTCATAAAGTAAACAAGATCCCTAACCACAGAACCCATCTTGCTGGAAAACGAATTAATGTACCAAAGCACAGATCAGCTGATAATACAGAAGATAACAGTGAAAATgaagaagaaaataataatGACAAGAATGATGACACTAAGGAAGGAGATGATGAAGAAAATGATGAAAATCATGATGAAAACGATGAAGAAGACGACAATGATAGTGAAGATGAAAACAAAGAAGGCGATGAAGAAGATAATAACAGTAACACAAACAATGAAGAAGAAGATGACGACGAAGAGGATGACGATGAAGAAGATAATGACAGTAACGCAAACAATGAAGAAGAAGACGACGACGAAGAGGATGACAATGAAGAAGATAATAATGAAGAAGATGATGACGAAGAAAATGATGAAGAGGACGAGGAAGCTGTAAGAGAAAAGTTAAAAGAAAAGTACCGAGAGTATATATTAAACGTTTCATTAATACTTGCTGAAGGTAGAGGTGTAAAAATACCCAAAGAAAGATTAGAAAAGGATATCGCAGATCTCGTGGAATTTGCAGTTAAATTAGGAGAG CTCACGGTTGAATTTGACGATGATCCTGTAAACACGACGCTTGATCATTTTCAAGAAGCGTACGATGATTTAGATTCTACTTCACCGAACAATAAA ATAAACTGGAAAAGAAAAGTGCAGAAACTGTTTGAAGAAGCAGGCGTGGACTTAGAAGATGATGTGGAAATTACAGTAACATGTCAAACTTACATACGCAAACTTAAAGAGTTACTTGATAAAACTTCAAGTGAAACAATTG TTAATTATATCCACTGGCTCTTCGTTGATAAGATGGCAGTACTTGGGCCTGCAGAACTGAAACAAGTGGGTGAAAATTGGATTGGAGATAGAATTTTTGATTCAAG AGAGGAACAATGCGTACaacaagtagaaatgtccaacatAATGGGATATATATATGTTAAAAAGCATTTTTCGGACGAAATAGCAAGAACg GCTAGGGATATGATTGACGACATACAGAAGGAAGTCGAATATCAGATTAAAGGATCAGTATGGATGGACGACGACACGAAGCATTTTATTTTAGACAAATTGGTGGCTATGAAAAATATGGTTGGTCATCCAGACTGGTATCAAAACACTACAGCTGTGAGAAACTACTTCCAAGGG CTCACTATTGGTCCGTCCTACTATGAGAATATTTTGAACTATATCAGACATACAAGATGGAAAATGTTACGGAAAATACTAGAAGGGGCCTCAATGGACGG GGAAGACTATGTGGATCCCCTTATGCTGAATGCTTTCTTCATACCAACCGAAAATTCGATAA CAATCACCGCAGCGGACTTCCAAAATCCTTTCTTTGCTCTAAACAGACCATG GAATATCAATTACGGTATTATAGGAGTTATTATGGGTCATGAAGTGAATCATGGATTTGATGATGAAG GTCATCTTTATGACAGACAAGGCCGACCAATGGAATGGTTGTCCGCTATGGCAGAAGCTTACAACAAGAGGGCTGATTGCTTCATAGATCAGTTTAATAAGTACCCTCTTATTAAAGGTGAAAATTTCACAATCGAG
- the LOC143189055 gene encoding LOW QUALITY PROTEIN: neprilysin-4-like (The sequence of the model RefSeq protein was modified relative to this genomic sequence to represent the inferred CDS: substituted 2 bases at 2 genomic stop codons), which produces MEIDADINIGIMSFNFIKSLRKLLDETPSKTIVNYIHWNFLSRVIKATTKEMRDFYYNWEEKETNKERXXCIDELEAKFCLGYEYVQRHFSNEILETAIDMVDDIEKEVEHQVESATWMDDDTRHYILDKLVYLKRLIGYPATYRNDTAVREYFRGLSVNPSHYENKLSVMRHMKRQNLKSLFATTHAKKFFRDYVDPLIVNAFYSPFENTIEITAADFQNPMFDINQPWYTNFGIIGVIIGHEINHGFDNGGRLFDKDGNYKKWVSAMAKAYEERADCYDDQYTRYSVVENRTVNIPRENYGKQTMGENIADSLGLNALFKVYERRQRECKKPDPMLPGLVDFTNEQLFFLSYANLWCEVVDPEAIVAVMKRDPHSLGPLRVIGPVSNSEDFAKAFNCPKGSPMNPMKKCNIWK; this is translated from the exons ATGGAAATCGATGCAGATATCAATATTGGAATCATGTCTTTTAACTTCATCAAGTCTCTTCGCAAATTGTTGGATGAAACACCGAGTAAAACAATTG TGAACTACATACATTGGAATTTCCTAAGCAGAGTAATAAAAGCTACTACGAAAGAAATGAGAGATTTTTACTATAACTGGGAGGAAAAAGAAACAAACAAAGAAAGGTAATAA TGTATCGATGAGTTAGAAGCGAAATTCTGTTTGGGATACGAATATGTACAACGACATTTTTCTAATGAAATTTTGGAAACG GCTATAGACATGGTCGATGATATTGAAAAAGAAGTGGAACATCAGGTCGAAAGCGCGACTTGGATGGACGATGATACTAGACATTATATTTTAGACAAATTGGTATATCTAAAGAGATTAATTGGATATCCAGCTACTTATCGAAACGACACTGCAGTGAGAGAATATTTCCGAGGG CTCAGCGTTAATCCTTCACATTACGAAAATAAATTGAGTGTTATGAGACATATGAAACGACAAAACTTAAAGAGTTTATTTGCAACAACGCACGC aaaaaaattttttagAGACTACGTGGATCCCTTAATAGTAAACGCTTTTTACTCTCCCTTCGAAAACACAATTG AAATAACAGCAGCTGATTTTCAAAATCCTATGTTTGACATCAATCAACCATG GTACACCAATTTTGGTATCATCGGAGTCATCATAGGTCACGAAATAAATCACGGATTCGATAATGGgg GTCGTTTGTTCGACAAAGACGGTAATTACAAAAAGTGGGTGTCTGCAATGGCAAAAGCATATGAGGAAAGAGCAGACTGTTACGATGATCAGTACACCAGATATAGTGTGGTAGAAAATAGAACAGTGAATATTCCAAGAGAG AATTACGGTAAGCAAACCATGGGTGAAAATATTGCGGATTCATTGGGTCTGAATGCTCTGTTTAAAGTTTACGAACGAAGACAACGAGAATGTAAGAAACCGGACCCTATGCTACCAGGATTAGTGGATTTCACTAACGAGCAACTTTTCTTCTTATCTTATGCCAAT TTATGGTGTGAAGTTGTGGATCCAGAGGCAATTGTTGCGGTCATGAAGCGCGATCCACACAGTCTAGGACCATTACGAGTAATTGGCCCTGTATCCAACTCCGAAGACTTCGCCAAAGCTTTTAACTGTCCAAAGGGTAGTCCAATGAATCCTATGAAAAAATGTAACATatggaaataa
- the Pcd gene encoding pterin-4a-carbinolamine dehydratase has translation MTTLMRMRFVSSRGIHPKNIFHIFDQKGITTPALKKSKMGKLTQEEREKDLKPLLTNGWSVQSDRDAIYKEFLFKNFNQAFGFMTRVAMQSEKMDHHPEWFNVYNKVNITLSSHDVNGLSQRDVKLATFIDKAVKLNEN, from the exons ATGACAACCTTAATGCGCATGCGATTTGTGAGTAGTAGGGGGATACATCCGAAGAACATATTCCATATTTTCGATCAGAAAGGAATAACTACTCCTGCTTTGAAAAAAAGCAAAATG gGAAAACTCACTCaggaagaaagagaaaaagactTAAAACCATTGTTAACAAATGGTTGGTCTGTTCAGTCAGACAGGGATGCAATTTATAAAGAATTCTTGTTCAAAAACTTTAATCAG GCTTTTGGGTTTATGACAAGGGTGGCAATGCAATCCGAAAAAATGGATCATCATCCAGAGTGGTTCAATGTTTACAATAAAGTAAACATTACGTTGTCTTCCCATGATGTAAATGGTTTGTCACAAAGGGATGTTAAACTCGCAACCTTCATTGATAAGGCTgttaaattaaatgaaaattaa
- the Sdhd gene encoding succinate dehydrogenase, subunit D, giving the protein MIFERMSANMFRKVRQLESLSKTTFLSNTRTSTSLASINRCLNSTVTNSGNNRFLTKFPPTTLIGTQSNRNSTTTTGDHVRVWVMEKVVSLALPCVLPVAFTAQNQLLDGLLSVLVVMHTHWGLEAIITDYARPSVVGNILPKMLHLTLLLLSATTLAGLFLLIHDGPGVTKAVINLWRAGKQKEVPQEEADQPAK; this is encoded by the exons ATGATTTTTGAACGAATGAGTGCGAACATGTTTCGTAAGGTTAGACAATTAG AGTCACTTTCCAAAACAACGTTTCTTTCAAACACTAGAACGTCTACCAGTCTTGCCAGTATTAACCGATGTTTAAATTCTACTGTTACAAATAGTGGAAACAATCGATTCTTgacaaag TTTCCACCAACTACTTTGATAGGCACACAATCTAATCGTAATTCAACCACAACTACAGGTGATCATGTACGTGTGTGGGTCATGGAAAAAGTTGTCTCTCTTGCACTCCCATGTGTACTTCCTGTTGCCTTCACAGCACAAAATCAACTTCTTGATGGTTTATTATCCGTATTAGTCGTCATGCATACACATTG GGGTCTGGAAGCTATTATTACAGATTACGCACGACCCAGTGTTGTTGGAAATATATTGCCAAAAATGTTACATCTTACATTGCTCTTGCTCTCTGCAACTACACTCGCTGGATTATTTTTACTTATACATGATGGACCTGGTGTTACAAAAGCTGTAATAAATTTATGGAGAGCTGGGAAACAGAAAGAGGTACCACAAGAAGAGGCAGACCAGCCTGCTAAGTAA
- the Pus7 gene encoding pseudouridine synthase 7: MSDAERARDKNQKGFSKNWRSNNDFRRNRNSYGGGFRNDHFDRKPYKRNWSNSEKDGKRTKLEVGNRLKECDVGITEFIGDQGFFGVIKERYTDFHVNEIALDGQIAKLTNQDIPRDVEETLDDLKKTVPDAIWDQLQTLKDPESSIEIDVTNIDKEQRRAIHTIAKKIKNVISQTIDKDNKKIMMIIPDKKDNNISHDIRRDNRIDWKKRNGEYCYFLLHKVNMDTMDALNQLAMSLRMKPNNFSYAGTKDRRAWTTQWVSLKKVEPSDILRIAKNIRGAYVGNFKFAKEPLKLGMLNGNHFRIALRNVNGTDEQIEKAMISLRDNGFINYYGLQRFGTVAAIPTYEIGKALLQGKWNEAIELILKPREGEQDRDLAEARKIYETTKDACAAYKRVRRCDKIEAALLKGLCISDGTNPQGALDSIPRNTRLMYIHAYQSFVWNHMVSKRIKEFGRKPIVGDLVYENSVKQNNDEEIIDESENEAGTEENTEANGKMNRNKDETCEDTSKTDEMTEMPTEQTSTSIKEVMDATECCLKIDENVDKSSIINEKDEYEDSRNLPAVKILKEEDLPNYTLADVLMPQVGWKVTYPSYAKPWFDEFLAKDGLTTDLRQKTKKYSLGGAYRKILQIPSNLSWKIMHYKERHSDLIMCDINEMRQLSPPKDEPDGQYKALILEMSLKSSTYATMALREILKFDTSPQAQAARFAACNPETDNSSTSNNGAEVDNSCTLETDTKNIDKKKSSEIDNSCALEIDAKNINTESSLEIQETESNIPIQQGGDKMEVSDAV, encoded by the exons ATGTCTGACGCGGAGCGAGCACGTGACAAAAATCAAAAAGGTTTTTCAAAAAATTGGAGATCTAATAATGATTTTAGAAGGAATCGAAATTCATACGGTGGTG GATTTCGGAACGATCATTTTGATAGAAAGCCATATAAACGCAATTGGTCAAATTCAGAAAAAGATGGAAAAAGAACAAAATTGGAAGTCGGAAATCGGTTGAAAGAATGCGATGTTGGTATTACAGAATTTATTGGAGATCAAGGATTTTTTGGAGTAATTAAGGAAAGATACACAGACTTTCATGTTAATGAAATAGCTCTTGATGGACAAATAGCTAAATTGACAAATCAAGATATTCCACGTGACGTAGAGGAAACTCTGgatgatttaaagaaaactgTACCAGATGCGATATGGGACCAATTACAGACATTAAAAGATCCAGAATCATCTATAGAAATTGACGTAACGAATATCGATAAGGAACAACGTAGAGCAATTCATACAAttgctaaaaaaataaaaaatgttattagCCAAACCATAGATAAAGACAATAAGAAGATAATGATGATTATACCTGATAAAAAAGATAATAATATCA GTCATGACATTCGAAGGGATAATAGAATAGATTGGAAAAAACGCAATGGCGAATACTGTTACTTTTTACTACATAAGGTTAATATGGATACAATGGATGCTTTAAATCAGCTGGCTATGAGTCTGCGTATGAAGCCAAATAATTTCAGCTATGCTGGTACAAAAGATCGTAGGGCGTGGACTACTCAGTGGGTTAGTTTAAAAAAAGTAGAACCATCAGATATATTAAGAATAGCAAAGAACATACGTGGAGCATATGTGGGGAACTTTAAATTTGCAAAAGAGCCTCTGAAGTTAGGTATGCTTAATGGCAATCATTTTAGGATTGCATTAAGAAACGTTAATGGAACAGATGAACAAATTGAAAAAGCAATGATTTCCTTGAGAGATAATGgctttataaattattatggtttacaAAGGTTTGGTACAGTGGCTGCCATTCCCACTTATGAAATAGGGAAAGCTTTACTTCAgg GTAAATGGAATGAAGCAATTGAACTGATTTTGAAACCTAGAGAAGGGGAACAAGACAGGGATTTAGCAGAAGCTAGGAAAATCTATGAAACAACTAAAGATGCTTGTGCTGCATACAAAAGGGTCAGAAGATGTGACAAAATAGAGGCTGCACTTTTGAAAGGCCTTTGTATATCTGATGGTACCAATCCTCAAGGAGCTTTAGATTCAATACCAAGAAATACTCGTTTAATGTATATTCACGCATATCAAAGTTTTGTGTGGAATCACATGGTATCGAAGAGGATAAAAGAATTTGGAAGGAAACCTATAGTAGGAGATTTAGTATATGAAAACAGTGTAAAACAAAATAACGATGAGGAGATAATTGATGAAAGCGAAAATGAGGCTGGAACTGAGGAAAATACAGAAGCTAATGGAAAAATGAATAGAAATAAGGATGAAACATGCGAAGATACGTCAAAGACAGATGAAATGACTGAAATGCCCACTGAGCAGACATCTACTTCCATTAAAGAAGTAATGGATGCTACAGAGTGTTGTCTTAAAATAGATGAGAACGTCGATAAAAGTagtattattaatgaaaaagaTGAATACGAAGATTCACGTAATCTTCCTGCTGTAAAGATTCTTAAAGAAGAAGACTTGCCAAACTATACTTTGGCTGATGTACTTATGCCTCAGGTTGGCTGGAAAGTCACGTATCCTTCTTATGCTAAACCATGGTTTGATGAATTTTTAGCAAAGGATGGATTGACTACAGATCTTAGACAGAAAACTAA AAAGTACAGTTTGGGTGGTGCTTATAGAAAGATATTACAAATACCTTCAAACTTATCCTGGAAAATTATGCATTATAAGGAAAGACATAGTGATCTTATTATGTGTGATATTAACGAGATGAGACAATTGTCACCTCCAAAGGATGAACCAG ATGGACAGTATAAAGCTCTGATTCTTGAAATGTCTTTAAAATCTTCAACATATGCAACAATGGCACTGCGTGAGATTTTGAAGTTTGACACATCTCCGCAAGCACAAGCTGCTCGGTTTGCAGCATGTAATCCAGAAACGGATAATTCAAGTACATCAAACAATGGTGCAGAAGTTGATAATTCGTGTACTTTGGAAACTGATACTAAGAATATTGATAAAAAAAAGTCCTCAGAAATTGATAATTCGTGTGCTTTAGAAATTGATgctaaaaatattaatacagaATCGAGTTTAGAAATCCAAGAAACTGAATCAAATATTCCAATCCAACAGGGTGGTGATAAAATGGAAGTATCTGATGCAGTGTAA
- the LOC143182707 gene encoding uncharacterized protein LOC143182707 encodes MSVWSVVQDTPLDLSCRGSEREINLMGTSKYQRCLPCQTCGKNFDRPSLLKRHLRTHTGEKPHGCAVCGKMFSTSSSLNTHVRIHTGERPHECPICGKRFTASSNLYYHRMTHYKEKPHKCNECGRSFPTPGDLRAHGYSHTGNWPMRCSVCNRGFCKPAALHHHMQLHTDRPHRCNICKKQFSVISNLRSHERSHNLNLSVRNITNCISTEISATTRSAIAFEDVNRNYFQFPSAYSRTSWTPLPYTK; translated from the exons ATGTCTG TATGGAGCGTTGTACAGGACACACCTTTAGATTTGAGCTGTCGTGGCTCTGAAAGGGAAATTAACTTAATGGGCACTTCGAAGTACCAAAGGTGTTTGCCATGTCAGACGTGTGGTAAAAATTTTGATAGACCCTCTTTACTTAAAAGGCATTTACGAACTCACACAG GTGAAAAACCACATGGTTGTGCTGTATGCGGGAAAATGTTTAGCACTAGTAGCTCCTTGAATACGCACGTGAGGATTCACACTGGAGAACGTCCACATGAATGCCCTATTTGTGGAAAACGTTTTACTGCTTCCTCCAATTTATATTATCATCGAATGACACATTATAAG GAAAAGCCACATAAGTGCAATGAGTGTGGTCGTTCTTTCCCAACTCCTGGTGATTTAAGGGCTCATGGTTATTCCCATACTGGAAACTGGCCGATGCGATGTTCAGTCTGCAATCGGGGATTCTGCAAACCTGCAGCTCTACATCATCATATGCAGTTACACACCG ATCGACCACATCGATGTAACATATGCAAAAAACAATTTTCTGTGATCAGCAATTTACGATCCCATGAGCGATCTCACAATCTGAATTTGTCGGTTCGAAATATCACAAATTGCATAAGTACGGAAATTAGTGCAACAACTCGGAGCGCAATTGCATTTGAGGATGTAAACAGAAATTATTTTCAGTTTCCTTCAGCTTACTCACGGACCTCTTGG